The following is a genomic window from Raphanus sativus cultivar WK10039 unplaced genomic scaffold, ASM80110v3 Scaffold1206, whole genome shotgun sequence.
ATCCAGCTCATCTGCAGTTTAATTCCCATCAAAATCGGTTCTCCTATGACGGAGGATAACGCAGAAGCAACCGCTCATCATCGTCGCTGACTCGCCGCCGCGGCGAAGCCAACAGATGCGATCGCATCACTCGACGCCAAACCGCCAGAAGAACGAGCCTTTTTACGGCTTCTGTTCTCGCTGATTCACGCGGTTTGGGATCCTCTCGCGGGCTCGGAATCTGTTGATTTCGATGGGGGAAGAGTTTGGGTGGGAGGAAGAAGAGATCGATTTCTTCGTTGGTTGGTGGTTAACTGACGAGGGAAGAGACCCACCCGCCCAACAACAAACCCgtatttacttatttatattttatttttaaaatgcaaATTCCACGTAGCTTTCCGGAAAAGGAAAGGTGCCGTAAAAATTGTAATTCTGGGCGTGAATCGggttgagcaaaaaaaaaattgagagacGAAGATTTTCTGAAAATTTCCTGAAAATCAGTCCCACTTTGATCATCGTCATTGCTGGACCGTATATTGTAGGCTGTTAGTCATACAAAAGCCCAATAGTTTTGGGTTCATAAGCTTCTAGTGAAAcctattttctgttttatgaGGCCCATTAATGTTTCTCCTCGCACtgtttacttgtttttttagtttgtctatactattaaagcagcaTCCTATtgaattttttactaaaaatacccctttctttaataacattgcatatttcacaGGATAATCAAGTAATtttaataacacatctatattggatCACTTTTTTAAATCCAGCCCattgcccacatcatctcttttgggccatttgggccgattaacaaatcagattcactttttattttttttcggatcgggttcgagtcagatctttccgggtccgggtggattcggttctcatgcataagaacctgaaaaataaccaaataaccaaaatatctaaaacggattcggttatttatactcagagtaaccaaagtatccgattcggttcaaatttttgtatccaaattactcaaaagtaaccaaaagtaacaaaaatatccattctatacagtttttttgggtaaacttttatccaaactatcatattttatccaaaaatactcaaaagcactaaaaatgactactatagttaacttatgatattaatttaaaatattaaaataattataacatatatttttagatatatattcacatttcgggtatcttcgggtactcatttggttctcggttcggatcgggttcagatcggttcttcggatatatcAATTTAGAATTCATTTGGATATTTACCCCGGATCTGATctggttcgggaccctgatttttgggtcggttttggattggttcttcgggtccggatattatgatcaggcctatactcatttaaaatgaaacacgataaagaaagataaaaagcttaagttttttataaaaaaacaaatatatgaaaatatgacatttattaaatatttgtcaatttaaaaaaagataaaagaaaataaacccgcgctttaaaagcgcggatcaaaatctagtacattATTAATTCATAATCTACTAGTTCTATAATTGGACTCTAAATTCGAACCCAAATACAgctccaaaataaatttataattattgttTTGAATGGAAAAAATCTCTATCTAAATCTAAATGCATAACAGTTTTTGAGAAATCCGAAgttaagaaaaacaatttttaatctattttgaggtaatttggatattttaattttttttggagatgttggtaattttttttagatttgattcttgtttgatttagatattttagaatatattaaagaGACCTTTATGTAATTAGAATAGTTTTTAtggaaattttcaaataattgattaatactcttaaaatattttagatgtttttttggatttttaataatttggatAGTGACTAAATTTTTTATCTAGGACAAAATTAAAAGTAACCTAAATTTATTGGTATGATATTGATAATCTGAAATCCTAACAAAAGGGACCTGGATCCAAACGCCTAGACTAATCATCTACTTGTGGTcgtttcaaaaaagaaagaaaaaccatTGGCTTCTGAAATTATTATCCATCCCTCGAGATTGTGAACGATAATACGAAAGAAAAGTTAAGAAACACACAAGTTGCTTGTGGATCAGACACAGACCCATCTGATCTTTGTCCGTATCTCCTAGTACATTCCTCACCTCCAGCTTCTCATCCATACTGTATTATTTTCCCAACTTGCCAACAATCTTTACACTCTTCAACAAATTAAAACAGGACAAGTATTTAACTGACTATAAAAAAGTTCGGATATATAATATAAGCTCTCGTTACAATCACCCTTCATCTCTCTCGAAAGCTTCATTCCCATCAAAAGGTAAGTGAGATTACTCTTTGACAGATGGAGATCACAAACGTAACCGAGTATGAAGCCATCGCAAAGGAGAAGCTGCCTAAGATGGTATACGACTACTATGCCTCTGGTGCAGAAGACCAGTGGACTCTTAAAGAGAACAGGAACGCTTTCGCAAGGATCCTGTGAGTTTATATGTAATAATATAACTCATGGTTTCACTAGAGATTTTTTGATTTGATATATTAACTTAGCTTTGGTTACGTTGTAACAACAGCTTTCGTCCTAGGATTCTGATTGATGTGAGCAAGATTGATATGACAACAACCGTCTTGGGATTCAAGATCTCCATGCCAATCATGGTTGCTCCTACTGCCATGCAAAAGATGGCTCACCCGGAAGGTAAAAAAAAGACTCAATAGAGAGTGAAAACTTGCTTTAGTATTGCTAGAGAGAAAGTTTTTTAAGGATTGTTCTAACGGAAACTAATGCAGGGGAATATGCTACGGCTAGAGCTGCATCTGCTGCTGGAACCATCATGGTATGTTATAAGTTTCCGGTGTTTCTAGCTTCATTAGCCATCATTTATACATAGCCATGTCTTGAATTTATTCTCTTCCATGATGTTTTAGACCCTCTCTTCATGGGCTACTTCCAGCGTTGAAGAAGTTGCTTCCACAGGTCCAGGGATCAGATTCTTCCAGCTCTATGTAAGTTTTTCTAAACAACTTGTTGTACAATTaacctgaaaagaaaaaactggTCATGTTTGATGGTTCACGTGTTATGATTGTTATGTGTAGGTATACAAGAACAGGAAAGTGGTTGAACAGCTTGTGAGAAGAGCCGAGAAAGCTGGATTCAAAGCCATTGCTCTCACTGTAGACACCCCAAGGCTAGGTCGCAGAGAGTCTGATATCAAGAACAGGTAAGACCACATCCATTTCAATTTGATAAGAGTTTGATTGGACTCGAACATGCGAACATATAGAATAACATTGTGTGTTGATCTCCTCCTGTAGGTTCACTTTGCCTCCAAACTTGACATTGAAGAACTTTGAAGGTCTTGACCTTGGAAAGATGGATGAGGTAAGCATTAATCAGATCATATCCATAGAGGCAACGATCCATTACTGTTTCCTGTTCTTGAACTTGCTATGTTGGGTTACCTGCAGGCAAATGACTCTGGCTTGGCTTCATATGTTGCTGGTCAAATTGACCGTACCTTGAGCTGGAAGGTACTGAGAATAAAACATATCATAAGATAGCATATGAAACAAAAACTTGATCCAGACTTCACTAACTTTCATGTAACACAAACAGGATGTGCAGTGGCTCCAGACAATCACCAGCATGCCAATTCTTGTCAAGGGTGTTCTTACAGGAGAGGATGGTGAGTTACAAATCtgacaaacaaaatatttttcatcACTTTAGTTTCATGAGAATACTTGATGAGGTCAACTACTATTACCCTCTTGCAGCAAGGATAGCGATTCAAGCTGGAGCAGCAGGGATCATTGTGTCAAACCATGGAGCTCGCCAGCTTGACTATGTCCCAGCCACTATCTCAGCACTTGAAGAGGTAGAGATCATTCTCAACAACAAACAtcaatttttgttgttgtcagGAAGTATTAATGTTATAATATTCTTATGCGTTCAGGTTGTTAAAGCGACACAAGGACGAGTTCCTGTCTTCTTAGATGGTGGTGTTCGACGTGGCACTGATGTCTTCAAGGCACTTGCACTTGGAGCCTCAGGGATATTTGTAAGCATCCATTTATCGGCTGAGCTCTTTGAAACCATTGAAAGTACTAATTAACAACACATTAATCTTTATGCCCTCTCAAATCTCAGATTGGAAGACCAGTGGTATTCTCACTTGCTGCTGAAGGAGAAACTGGAGTTAGAAAAGTGCTTCAAATGCTACGTGATGAGTTCGAGCTAACCATGGCGTTAAGTGGGTGCAGGTCTCTCAGCGAGATCACACGTAACCACATTATCACAGAGTGGGAAACTCCACGCCATTTGCCTAGGTTATAGAGGCCAAaacaaagaaacagagaagagCAACAACACAGAGGTAAACCTAATGAGATTCTGATTGGTGGTGACTTGGCATCTACGCTACTATTTATCTCTCaaggatttgttttttttttttgctgtaattgaaacacacaaaaacaatGACCGGAGACTCTATGTAATGCTATTTGGCTACTTCTATACCCTCAGTCCATTCTTCTTCCTTGTAGCAATGCTACTTGGAGATTCTATGTAATGCTATTTGAATTTTTAGAACATTCTAAGGGTATTATTTCAATGAAATTctcaaaagtatatataatcttatctcctgtttattattttcttagaacctcattgagattttttttcaaagaagaaaaagaaaacagttaTTGGCATACTAATTATTAGGAACACATAAAGTTGCTTGTGAATTAGACAACACATAATCTATCTGATCTCCTTATCCATTCTTCACCTTTTAAATCTCATCCATATCAATTTCTATTGCCAATAATTTTTCTACTATACAAAAAGTATTCAATTCATTCACAAGCAAATTAATCCACATCACAAAAAGTATTAGATtttaaccaaatataaaacattgagatatatataaaattatataaggtTTCTTTGCCGGTCACAACCTTGATCGAAAAATGGAGATCACAAACGTTACCGAGTATGAATCGATTGCAAAGGAGAAGCTGCCTAAGATGGTATACGACTACTATGCCTCAGGAGCAGAGGACCAATGGACTCTTCAAGAGAACAGATTCCTGTCTTCTTGGATGGTGGTGTTCGACATGGCGCTGATGTCTTCAAGGCACTTGCATTTGGAGCCTCAGGGATATTTGTAAGCATcacatttttttctatatacCAAGATAAGCTGCTTGAAACCATTGACAGTATCTAATAACACATCTGAATATCTCCCAGATTGGAAGACCAGTGGTATTCTCACTCGCTGCTGAAGGAGAGGCTGGAGTTAGAAAGGTGCTTCAAATGCTGCGTGATGAGTTCGAGCTGACCATGGCGTTAAGTGGGTGCCGGTCTCTCAAGGAAATCACCCGTAACCACATTACCACCTAATGGGATACTCCACGCCCTTTGGCCAGGTTATAGAGAGATCAAAACAACCAGAGAAGAGCAACAACAACAGAACATGTAATGGCTAAAGTTTCTCTCACATTATGAATTTGTCACTTGGCTTTGCTActttgatatcttttttttttttgaatgaagcTACTTTGATATCTGTCTGAAGACTTGTTTCTCCCTCCCAATGTGGAATCACAAACCATGCCTAGAGATTATGTAATCTTATTTGGTTTCTTCTACCTACAGTCCATTATTCTTGCTTAAACAATAGAGACAAGTATATATCATCGTCTCTTCTTTCCCGCGAGTTTGTTATTGCTCCTGGGCTAAGGAAATACTAATGGGCCTTAGATCACTAAAGCCTTTTATAGCTTATTATAATCTGGGCCGTGAAAATAACAcgcaaaaaaaaacagcatgTTTTGCGATGACGTCCTATTGAACCATTAGCGAAACATATAAACACGACAAGATGTTCAATCAAGTTATAGAGCGGATCGCAAGTTTATAGAGTGAAACAGAGAAACGGCAAGGCGTTTATCGTGATCTATTACATACCGCATGTTTTCATATTACGTTTACTTCGATGGTTCAGCTTGTTCTGTGTTACGATGTTTGATTAGCAGACAATAATCTGTGCATTGATCCGTGATCAGAAGCTTTTTAatgaacaaaatttatttaatcagAAGCTTATGTCAATCAAGtgttacttttttcttttcttttgaaacatCACATTCTAAACTATTGTAAAGACTGTCGGGCTGTTCGTAGCCAAGTGATAACTGAGTTCTGCCATCGGGTCCTGACGTTAGGGGTTCGATTCCTCCTTACTTCAGTCCGAGGATTTCGGTCCAAAAATGAccaaaattgacaaaaaaaaaatttattgtaaAGACTACACTGATCAGTGATGAAAGTTCGGATGGAAGATTAGAAAGAATGAATGAAATTTGTATCACCCATGATGGAATCTCCATCAAGCTTGCACCCTTGTTCCAACCCAAGTGATTAATCCATCATCTAAGTTGTGCTTCCCATCATCAATGAATTTAACAAGATGAATAGTGTCTAACGGAAACTTGCCATAGTCAGAAGTTTGTAGTCCGAATATGGCGGCGGATTGGTTTTGGCGGCCTTTCACTTCTTCTCTAATTGTTTCTCTTGACCTTATCAGGTCAAGAAGCATCGTTTTCATGTCATTAAAGAGATGAGGAGAGAGTTTTACAGAGAGaag
Proteins encoded in this region:
- the LOC130503886 gene encoding glycolate oxidase 1-like; the protein is MDSSREQIPVFLDGGVRHGADVFKALAFGASGIFIGRPVVFSLAAEGEAGVRKVLQMLRDEFELTMALSGCRSLKEITRNHITT
- the LOC108856778 gene encoding glycolate oxidase 2, which translates into the protein MEITNVTEYEAIAKEKLPKMVYDYYASGAEDQWTLKENRNAFARILFRPRILIDVSKIDMTTTVLGFKISMPIMVAPTAMQKMAHPEGEYATARAASAAGTIMTLSSWATSSVEEVASTGPGIRFFQLYVYKNRKVVEQLVRRAEKAGFKAIALTVDTPRLGRRESDIKNRFTLPPNLTLKNFEGLDLGKMDEANDSGLASYVAGQIDRTLSWKDVQWLQTITSMPILVKGVLTGEDARIAIQAGAAGIIVSNHGARQLDYVPATISALEEVVKATQGRVPVFLDGGVRRGTDVFKALALGASGIFIGRPVVFSLAAEGETGVRKVLQMLRDEFELTMALSGCRSLSEITRNHIITEWETPRHLPRL